The following coding sequences are from one Virgibacillus necropolis window:
- a CDS encoding YveK family protein: MEETISLKEIFGVIKKRLLLIISLIVGAALIAALVSYFVLTPTYQASTQFIVSQEKKDPAVEYGVNDIQTNIQLINTYNIIIKSPAILDDVVNELDLPYTAGALKSKLQVASEESSQVVTVTATDTNPETAVKIANTTVETFQEKIPDIMSVDNVSILAEAELAENPSQVSPNPLLNIAIAIVLGAMVGVGLAFLLEYLDNTITTEDDMEKVLDIPVLGVITHINDNDVRGEHMEIQSKQVKRGGYNNGTQKRSV; encoded by the coding sequence ATGGAAGAAACTATTTCCCTCAAGGAAATATTTGGGGTTATTAAAAAGCGTCTTTTACTAATCATTTCACTAATAGTAGGCGCAGCATTGATAGCGGCGTTGGTCAGCTATTTCGTTTTGACACCTACCTATCAAGCTAGTACACAATTTATTGTAAGCCAAGAAAAAAAGGATCCAGCAGTTGAATATGGTGTGAATGATATACAGACAAACATCCAACTTATTAATACCTATAATATTATTATTAAGAGTCCTGCAATCTTAGATGATGTTGTCAATGAATTAGATTTACCATATACAGCAGGCGCTTTAAAATCAAAATTACAAGTAGCAAGTGAGGAAAGCTCACAAGTAGTTACTGTTACCGCAACAGACACCAACCCTGAAACTGCAGTTAAAATTGCCAACACTACAGTAGAAACATTCCAGGAAAAAATTCCAGATATTATGAGTGTTGATAATGTAAGTATTCTTGCAGAAGCGGAACTTGCTGAGAATCCAAGCCAAGTGAGTCCAAACCCGCTATTAAACATTGCAATCGCGATTGTACTTGGTGCGATGGTTGGTGTTGGTCTTGCGTTTCTACTTGAGTATTTGGATAACACGATTACGACAGAAGATGACATGGAAAAGGTTCTTGATATCCCTGTATTAGGTGTTATCACCCATATCAATGACAATGATGTTCGGGGAGAACATATGGAGATACAATCAAAGCAAGTGAAGCGAGGTGGATATAATAATGGCACGCAAAAAAGATCAGTCTAA
- a CDS encoding CpsD/CapB family tyrosine-protein kinase produces the protein MARKKDQSKTSKIRHLITKLNPRSPISEQYRTIRTNLQFASVDDELKTMLVTSPGPGAGKSITTANLAVVYAQQGKKVLLIDADMRKPTVHYTFRLDNLHGLSNILVGEGSLEDSTSTTDVDNLDIIPCGPIPPNPSELLGSRKMRTLIHEASLLYDLIIFDTPPVLAVTDAQILANIVDGSLLVIRSNNTENEAAIKAKEALEPAKAKLLGAILNDREKKASNYYYYYGVN, from the coding sequence ATGGCACGCAAAAAAGATCAGTCTAAAACAAGTAAAATAAGACATCTAATTACAAAACTTAATCCACGCTCACCAATTTCCGAGCAGTACCGTACAATTCGAACAAATTTACAGTTTGCTTCCGTTGATGATGAACTTAAAACAATGCTCGTTACCTCGCCGGGACCTGGTGCAGGTAAATCAATTACAACAGCTAACTTGGCAGTTGTTTACGCACAACAAGGGAAAAAAGTTCTCCTAATTGATGCGGATATGCGTAAACCTACTGTTCATTACACCTTTCGTTTAGATAATCTACACGGGTTAAGTAACATCTTAGTAGGTGAGGGTAGCCTAGAAGATTCAACATCTACAACGGATGTTGATAATTTGGATATTATTCCATGTGGTCCAATTCCGCCAAATCCGTCTGAATTACTAGGATCTAGAAAAATGAGAACATTAATACACGAAGCTAGCCTTCTATATGACCTTATTATTTTCGATACACCACCAGTACTTGCTGTTACAGATGCACAAATACTAGCTAACATTGTTGATGGATCGTTACTGGTCATTCGAAGCAATAATACGGAAAACGAAGCAGCAATCAAGGCAAAAGAAGCATTAGAACCTGCGAAAGCAAAATTGTTAGGTGCTATCCTAAATGACCGGGAAAAGAAAGCTTCCAATTACTATTATTACTATGGTGTAAATTAA